The following coding sequences lie in one Miscanthus floridulus cultivar M001 chromosome 9, ASM1932011v1, whole genome shotgun sequence genomic window:
- the LOC136481311 gene encoding basic helix-loop-helix protein 004-like, whose product MSGKEKKAALEEKLQLLRSVTKSNAANKTSILVDASKYIKELKDKVEEEAAAASWSQADTDSSSAFGSGSAMPATVSVSSVELDSNSCSSRRGFRINVSTERSQPGLLVSVLEALEDLGLDVLDADVSCADDTAFRFQALGGSGQQGKQQQQQGGSVDEQMVQQAVLQAISKCMDDDDE is encoded by the exons ATGTCAGGAAAGGAGAAGAAAGCAGCCTTAGAAGAGAAACTCCAGCTACTGCGCTCCGTCACAAAGTCAAATGCG GCAAACAAGACGTCAATCCTGGTAGACGCGTCGAAATACATCAAGGAGCTCAAGGACAAGGTTGAAGAAGAAGCAGCTGCAGCCTCATGGTCACAAGCTGACACTGACAGCAGTAGTGCTTTTGGTTCTGGAAGCGCCATGCCAGCAACG GTGAGCGTCTCGTCAGTGGAGCTTGATAGCAACAGTTGCAGCAGCAGGAGAGGGTTCCGGATCAACGTGTCAACGGAGAGGAGCCAACCTGGGCTGCTGGTGTCGGTTCTGGAGGCCTTGGAGGACCTCGGCCTCGACGTCCTGGACGCCGACGTCTCCTGCGCCGACGACACCGCCTTCCGCTTCCAAGCGCTTGGTGGATCAGGCCAGCagggcaagcagcagcagcagcaggggggAAGCGTGGATGAACAAATGGTTCAGCAAGCGGTGTTGCAGGCCATCAGCAAATGCATGGACGATGACGATGAGTAA
- the LOC136481312 gene encoding PLASTID TRANSCRIPTIONALLY ACTIVE protein 6, chloroplastic-like, whose product MATSTAPLVVSFSRSCRCPYPHCHPRHFPGKPKPKLPPPTTSCSLSLRTSPLATLPRRPRDVSAAYGDGDMDDDFGDFDPDDADGVGEDDDVDNEQDYDVDYDRLLAPVVKPLPSGPSTAAPGEEGDIAMVAAESFVSTRDSASDTVVDYAVDEDEFHKIRLLHCDFLIRKVPDPDDDVFDFREMYVTPPDTDIYSIPRVVAPMPQKYVRCTKKNFGRYHVSEPPVEHLRDPLYKTEREIMKVFLTKHYRNRRSDDPDFFLDFEEIYVIDSKTRSITRAKVVVSVPEGKKRDRRNDLLLIRDGGESFRIIDKTKRDDATTVIKREEWAKSRQDVEKHFRKLRDFDYSNWF is encoded by the exons ATGGCGACCTCCACCGCTCCACTGGTCGTCTCCTTCTCCCGCAGCTGCCGCTGCCCCTATCCACACTGCCACCCCCGCCACTTCCCCGGCAAGCCCAAGCCCAAGCTGCCCCCACCCACAACCTCCTGCTCCCTCTCCCTCCGGACCAGCCCCCTCGCCACCCTGCCGCGGCGCCCGCGCGACGTGTCGGCGGCGTACGGCGACGGCGACATGGACGACGACTTCGGCGACTTCGACCCCGACGACGCGGACGGCGTCGGCGAGGACGACGACGTCGACAACGAGCAGGACtacgacgtcgactacgaccgcctcctcgcccccGTCGTCAAGCCGCTGCCGTCGGGGCCGTCGACGGCGGCCCCCGGGGAGGAGGGCGACATCGCCATGGTTGCCGCCGAGAGCTTCGTCTCCACGCGGGACTCCGCGTCAGACACTGTTGTTGACTACGCTGTGGATGAGGACGAGTTCCACAAGATTAGGCTGCTCCACTGCGACTTCCTTATCCGTAAGGTGCCCGACCCCGACGACGACGTCTTCGACTTCAGAGAG ATGTATGTCACGCCACCGGACACCGATATCTACTCCATTCCAAGAGTTGTTGCCCCGATGCCGCAGAAG TATGTGAGGTGCACCAAGAAAAACTTTGGCCGTTACCACGTGAGCGAGCCACCAGTAGAGCACTTGCGTGATCCCCTGTACAAGACAGAGAGGGAGATCATGAAG GTTTTCTTAACCAAACACTATAGAAACAGGCGCTCTGATGACCCAGatttttttcttgattttgaggAGATTTATGTTATTGACTCGAAAACAAGGTCAATCACAAGAGCTAAAGTTGTG GTTAGTGTTCCTGAAGGAAAGAAAAGAGATAGGCGAAACGACCTACTACTGATACGCGATGGAGGAGAGTCTTTCAGAATTATTGACAAG ACTAAAAGGGACGACGCAACCACTGTCATTAAAAGAGAAGAGTGGGCAAAGTCAAGACAAGACGTGGAGAAGCATTTCAGGAAGCTTAGAGACTTTGACTACTCGAATTGGTTCTAG
- the LOC136483368 gene encoding RNA-directed DNA methylation 4-like isoform X2: MASAAAAPAGEASTSEPTERGKPIVVRVKRKPSQTRPDAFWLEINERPAKKAMLDFSSLSISDPPSSSSASAKASEEPRVKKLLVQHIETVHHSEAVEDVLHSLLLADSNSKEIKSKTKEWNDRIKQDKKPEELRSAARQRHEDMGRNARFAQIWKSRKGENNDADDSLREICHLYDAVQVDPDDEKHRAEPRITSFEEGAVLCNFLPLIREYLPSAAEEIESDIISLAQSEDSEVYDIYTVKEVDDTNMEATSAASYPRLQVDDGEDECYEDDYPYDTDDSNAEDNPLYDYPDELSEDEDDGSNDEDPFGDEEGSDSEYEKEEVEAEEE, encoded by the exons atggcgtctGCGGCGGCAGCGCCCGCGGGCGAGGCCTCCACCTCGGAGCCCACGGAGAGGGGGAAGCCCATCGTCGTGCGGGTCAAGCGCAAGCCCTCGCAGACCCGCCCGGACGCTTTCT GGCTAGAGATTAATGAGAGGCCGGCGAAGAAGGCCATGCTCGATTTCTCCAGCCTCTCCATCTCCGACCCACCCTCTTCCTCCTCCGCCAGTGCTAAAG CTTCAGAGGAACCACGAGTTAAGAAACTTCTTGTCCAGCACATCGAGACAGTACACCATTCTGAGGCTGTTGAAGATGTTTTGCACTCTCTTTTG CTTGCTGACTCAAATTCCAAGGAGATAAAGAGCAAGACAAAGGAGTGGAATGACAGAATCAAGCAAGACAAA AAACCAGAGGAGCTACGATCAGCAGCCAGACAGAGGCATGAG GATATGGGTAGAAATGCTCGCTTTGCACAAATATGGAAGAGTCGAAAAGGAGAAAATAATGATGCTGATGACTCATTGAGAGAAATATGCCATCTTTATGATGCTGTCCAAGTAGATCCCGATGATGAGAAGCATCGAGCAGAACCACG GATTACCTCTTTCGAAGAGGGCGCTGTTCTATGCAACTTTCTTCCGCTTATACGGGAGTACTTGCCATCAGCTGCAGAGGAAATTGAGTCAGATATAATTTCATTGGCACAATCAGAAG ATTCTGAAGTTTATGATATCTATACTGTCAAGGAGGTGGATGATACAAACATGGAGGCCACGTCAGCAGCTTCATATCCAAG GTTACAAGTGGACGATGGAGAAGATGAATGCTACGAAGATGACTATCCATATGACACAGATGATTCAAATG CCGAAGACAATCCACTTTATGATTATCCCGATGAATTGTCCGAGGACGAGGATGATGGTAGCAATGATGAGGATCCTTTTGGAGACGAAGAAGGTTCTGACTCCGAGTATGAGAAGGAAGAAGTCGAAGCGGAAGAGGAATGA
- the LOC136483368 gene encoding RNA-directed DNA methylation 4-like isoform X1 translates to MASAAAAPAGEASTSEPTERGKPIVVRVKRKPSQTRPDAFWLEINERPAKKAMLDFSSLSISDPPSSSSASAKASEEPRVKKLLVQHIETVHHSEAVEDVLHSLLLADSNSKEIKSKTKEWNDRIKQDKKPEELRSAARQRHEDMGRNARFAQIWKSRKGENNDADDSLREICHLYDAVQVDPDDEKHRAEPRITSFEEGAVLCNFLPLIREYLPSAAEEIESDIISLAQSEADSEVYDIYTVKEVDDTNMEATSAASYPRLQVDDGEDECYEDDYPYDTDDSNAEDNPLYDYPDELSEDEDDGSNDEDPFGDEEGSDSEYEKEEVEAEEE, encoded by the exons atggcgtctGCGGCGGCAGCGCCCGCGGGCGAGGCCTCCACCTCGGAGCCCACGGAGAGGGGGAAGCCCATCGTCGTGCGGGTCAAGCGCAAGCCCTCGCAGACCCGCCCGGACGCTTTCT GGCTAGAGATTAATGAGAGGCCGGCGAAGAAGGCCATGCTCGATTTCTCCAGCCTCTCCATCTCCGACCCACCCTCTTCCTCCTCCGCCAGTGCTAAAG CTTCAGAGGAACCACGAGTTAAGAAACTTCTTGTCCAGCACATCGAGACAGTACACCATTCTGAGGCTGTTGAAGATGTTTTGCACTCTCTTTTG CTTGCTGACTCAAATTCCAAGGAGATAAAGAGCAAGACAAAGGAGTGGAATGACAGAATCAAGCAAGACAAA AAACCAGAGGAGCTACGATCAGCAGCCAGACAGAGGCATGAG GATATGGGTAGAAATGCTCGCTTTGCACAAATATGGAAGAGTCGAAAAGGAGAAAATAATGATGCTGATGACTCATTGAGAGAAATATGCCATCTTTATGATGCTGTCCAAGTAGATCCCGATGATGAGAAGCATCGAGCAGAACCACG GATTACCTCTTTCGAAGAGGGCGCTGTTCTATGCAACTTTCTTCCGCTTATACGGGAGTACTTGCCATCAGCTGCAGAGGAAATTGAGTCAGATATAATTTCATTGGCACAATCAGAAG CAGATTCTGAAGTTTATGATATCTATACTGTCAAGGAGGTGGATGATACAAACATGGAGGCCACGTCAGCAGCTTCATATCCAAG GTTACAAGTGGACGATGGAGAAGATGAATGCTACGAAGATGACTATCCATATGACACAGATGATTCAAATG CCGAAGACAATCCACTTTATGATTATCCCGATGAATTGTCCGAGGACGAGGATGATGGTAGCAATGATGAGGATCCTTTTGGAGACGAAGAAGGTTCTGACTCCGAGTATGAGAAGGAAGAAGTCGAAGCGGAAGAGGAATGA